A region of Panicum virgatum strain AP13 chromosome 8N, P.virgatum_v5, whole genome shotgun sequence DNA encodes the following proteins:
- the LOC120684555 gene encoding probable indole-3-acetic acid-amido synthetase GH3.13, which produces MDLTMSTTTTSTSPEPDHDDRGHHLPSFVIPPASSPAVAMPLPPPSALPPTIPACDPHDGPASLQLIEDLTTHAGAIQRRVLREILAMNAGTDYLRRFLGPDDAAARGADELAAAFKARVPVVEYEDVKPYIERIANGAPSSLISSKPITELLTSSGTSGGQPKLMPSTEEELDRKTFLYNLLIPVMNRHVAGLDEGRCMYLLFVKPEITTPSGLVARPVLTSYYKSRHFRERPDSPYARYTSPTAAILCPDSAQSMYAQLLCGLARRGEVLRVGAVFASAFLRAIKFLEGHWRALCEDLRAGRVDAARVADLACQEAVAAVVARPDPALADAVAAECAAAPSWRGIVRRLWLRTKYIDVIVTGSMAQYIPLLEFYGGGLPLVSTMYASSECYFGINLRPLDRPEDVAYTLLPNMCYYEFVKVEKDGEEVRDGEVVDLVDVEIGAHYELVVTTFTGLYRYRVGDILQVSGFHNAAPQFRFVHRRNVVLSVDTDKTSEDDLLRAVTAAKRLLAPLGAILSEYTAYADTASIPGHYVLFWELTPPPPPPPLRADDSCDAGAEAEAAARVMAACCAAVEAGLDAVYRRCRSRDRSVGPLEIRVVGPGAFDALMDLCVSHGSSVNQYKTPRCIKHPDAIAVLEARVVGRFFSDAVPHWEPFQAAGADEGAPA; this is translated from the exons ATGGATCTAACAATGTCAaccacgacgacgtcgacgTCCCCGGAGCCCGACCATGATGACCGCGGTCACCACCTCCCCTCCTTCGTGATCCCGCCAGCAtcgtcgccggcggtggcaatgccattgccgccgccgtcggctctGCCGCCTACGATCCCGGCCTGCGACCCGCACGACGGGCCGGCGAGCCTGCAGCTCATCGAGGACCTGACCACCCACGCCGGCGCCATCCAGCGGCGCGTCCTCCGCGAGATCCTCGCCATGAACGCGGGCACGGACTACCTCCGCCGCTTCCTCGGCCCCGACGatgccgcggcgcgcggcgccgacgagctcgccgccgcgttcAAGGCCCGAGTGCCGGTCGTGGAGTACGAGGACGTCAAGCCGTACATCGAGCGCATCGCCAACGGCGCCCCCTCGTCGCTCATCTCCTCCAAGCCCATCACCGAGCTCCTCACGAGCTCTGGCACGTCCGGCGGGCAGCCGAAGCTGATGCCGTCGACGGAGGAGGAGCTCGACCGCAAGACCTTCCTCTACAACCTCCTCATCCCCGTCATGAACAGGCACGTGGCGGGCCTGGACGAGGGGCGGTGCATGTACCTGCTGTTCGTGAAGCCGGAGATCACGACGCCGTCGGGGCTGGTGGCGCGGCCGGTGCTGACGAGCTACTACAAGAGCCGGCACTTCCGGGAGCGGCCGGACAGCCCGTACGCGCGGTACACGAGCCCGACGGCGGCGATCCTGTGCCCGGACAGTGCGCAGAGCATGTACGCGCAGCTGCTCTGCGGCCtcgcccgccgcggcgaggTGCTCCGCGTCGGCGCTGTGTTCGCCTCCGCGTTCCTCCGCGCCATCAAGTTCCTCGAGGGCCACTGGCGCGCGCTCTGCGAGGacctccgcgccggccgcgTCGACGCCGCGCGCGTCGCCGACCTGGCGTGCCAGGAGGCCGTGGCCGCGGTCGTGGCGCGCCCGGACCCGGCGCTggccgacgccgtcgccgccgagtgcgcggcggcgccgtcgtggCGGGGCATCGTGCGCCGCCTCTGGCTGCGGACCAAGTACATCGACGTCATCGTGACGGGGTCCATGGCGCAGTACATCCCGCTGCTCGAGTTCTACGGCGGCGGCCTGCCGCTGGTGTCGACCATGTACGCGTCGTCCGAGTGCTACTTCGGCATCAACCTCCGGCCGCTGGACCGGCCGGAGGACGTCGCCTACACGCTGCTGCCCAACATGTGCTACTACGAGTTCGTCAAGGTGGAGAAAGACGGCGAGGAGGTCCGGGACGGGGAGGTGGTGGACCTCGTCGACGTCGAGATCGGCGCCCACTACGAGCTCGTCGTCACCACCTTCACAG GCCTGTACCGGTACCGCGTGGGCGACATCCTGCAGGTGTCGGGGTTCCACAACGCGGCGCCGCAGTTCCGGTTCGTGCACCGCCGCAACGTGGTGCTCAGCGTGGACACCGACAAGACCTCCGAGGacgacctcctccgcgccgtcaccgccgccaaGCGCCTCCTGGCGCCGCTCGGCGCCATCCTCTCTGAGTACACGGCCTACGCCGACACGGCGTCCATCCCGGGCCACTACGTCCTCTTCTGGGAgctgaccccgccgccgccgccgccgccgctgcgcgccgaCGACTCTTGCGACGCCGGCGCCGAAGCCGAGGCCGCGGCCCGCGTCATGGCCGCGTGCTGCGCCGCGGTGGAGGCCGGGCTGGACGCCGTGTACCGGCGGTGCCGGAGCCGCGACCGGTCCGTGGGCCCGCTGGAGATCCGCGTGGTGGGCCCCGGCGCCTTCGACGCGCTCATGGATCTCTGCGTCTCCCACGGCTCCTCCGTGAACCAGTACAAGACGCCGCGCTGCATCAAGCACCCCGACGCCATCGCCGTCCTGGAGGCGCGCGTCGTCGGCAGGTTCTTCAGCGACGCCGTGCCGCACTGGGAGCCgttccaggccgccggcgccgacgaagGGGCGCCGGCGTGA
- the LOC120686727 gene encoding bisdemethoxycurcumin synthase-like, with translation MSQQASPLPCAPDAAAAQPCPPPPGHSNGRHGGAATGIAAAGDRPNDSGARPPPPPEANELRREQRADGPACVLAVGTANPANCIPQDEYADWYFRVTKSDHLTHLKDAMKKACEQVGVKKRYFQVTEDLLRAHPEILDPALPSIDARLQAVAAALPELAAAAAAKAIAEWGRPAGDITHLVVSTSSGAQMPGIDVRVASLLGLRPTVRRTMIYFQGCTGGAAALRVAKDAAENNRGARVLAVCADVLSAMAFHAPDEARAEGPAAHAIFADGAGAVVVGADPRAADERPVFQMVSASQATIPGTERLVTGDLGAAGLGYSLATPEVPVLVAENIEPVLAASVAPLGLASGGGWNSLFWVVHPGSHLIMNSYEKVLRLDPGKLAVSHHVLTEYGNMIGPTVLFVLKEVVRRRRLDLDGEGEGEGCEWGLLVGLGPGFTAEVIVLRACK, from the exons ATGTCTCAGCAAGCTTCCCCTCTGCCATGCGCTCccgatgcggcggcggcccagccttgcccgccaccgccggggcACAGCAACGgtcgccacggcggcgcggccactggcatcgccgccgccggtgaccgcCCCAATGACAG CGGCGcgcgccctccaccgccgccggaggccAACGAGCTCCGGCGGGAACAGCGCGCCGACGGCCCCGCGTGCGTGCTCGCCGTCGGCACGGCGAACCCAGCGAACTGCATCCCGCAGGACGAGTACGCCGACTGGTACTTCCGGGTCACCAAGAGCGATCACCTCACCCACCTCAAGGACGCCATGAAGAAAGCAT GTGAGCAGGTGGGTGTCAAGAAGCGCTACTTCCAAGTCACCGAGGATCTCCTCCGTGCACACCCGGAGATCCTGGACCCCGCACTCCCATCCATCGACGCCAGGCTCCAAGCCGTGGCAGCCGCTctgcccgagctcgccgcggctgcCGCGGCGAAGGCCATTGCCGAGTGGGGCCGCCCGGCCGGCGACATCACCCACCTCGTCGTCAGCACCAGCTCCGGCGCGCAGATGCCGGGCATCGACGTCCGCGTGGCCTCCCTGCTCGGCCTCCGCCCCACCGTGCGGCGCACCATGATCTACTTCCAGGGCTGcacgggcggcgccgccgcgctccgcgtcGCCAAGGACGCCGCCGAGAACAACCGCGGTGCGCGCGTCCTCGCCGTCTGCGCCGACGTGCTCAGCGCCATGGCCTTCCACGCCCCCGACGAGGCGCGCGCCGAGggccccgccgcgcacgccatcttcgcggacggcgccggcgccgtcgtcgtggGCGCCGACCCCCGCGCGGCCGACGAGCGCCCCGTGTTCCAGATGGTGTCCGCCTCGCAGGCCACGATCCCGGGCACCGAGCGCCTCGTCACCGGCGACTTGGGCGCGGCCGGCCTCGGGTACAGCCTCGCAACGCCCGAGGTGccggtgctggtcgccgagaacATCGAGCCGGTCCTGGCCGCCTCCGTGGCGCCGCTCGGCCTCGCGAGCGGCGGTGGGTGGAACAGCCTCTTCTGGGTGGTGCACCCGGGGAGCCACCTGATCATGAACAGCTACGAGAAGGTGCTCCGGCTGGATCCGGGAAAGCTGGCTGTCAGCCACCATGTGCTCACCGAGTACGGGAACATGATAGGGCCGACGGTGCTCTTCGTCCTCAAGGAggtggtgcgccgccgccggctggacCTGGACGGCGAGGGTGAAGGGGAGGGGTGCGAGTGGGGGCTGCTGGTGGGACTCGGGCCGGGGTTCACCGCCGAGGTGATAGTGTTGCGCGCGTGTAAATAA